Proteins from one Tetrapisispora phaffii CBS 4417 chromosome 8, complete genome genomic window:
- the TPHA0H01640 gene encoding uncharacterized protein (similar to Saccharomyces cerevisiae SBE2 (YDR351W) and SBE22 (YHR103W); ancestral locus Anc_5.407) — MTVAGDMKIVSSTTNLDVLREGKFFSSSKDSSNNDTCGNLKIPNVNSPRSRAVSLTSSNGSRASNGIRTVDLNHVARRPSDNLLFNSLLENDNELNNTYADLHPPQLNKYINDGSNTKKNRPISNDSIYTRSTEVFSSHSSTGTISRSSSNVEADDMHTNETQNSSLEQPQKTNFYFNATQGSVNHGSYISRAASQPNIPSSENMNYYKKSNTNNQTINNQSNIIKTQIASHHNTVGSTNYNGFKSTPAITEHTNSHKEKPHMPALTPSQRYRLRKVNTESSVRRTAKEKEKYYVENDVNDNLDVDDIDDSLIWDIPMASFSTTSFLNRKKSLKKKGNRTMENLTYSDSSKTSKSSADQNTTTTNIVKNNKYLARNGSKRQFNSNYDFFEMPITPIPGISKQSDLKYIHDTTSNLSSMYLHSSIKLSGNKMSTRAQSVDFLPLEFKENSQNGFEDLLTVSEDKLNLVSNSRPYWLPPKDANEKITQERQISKTISIASIEQLDKNKFTETRMKNDLVNHNKVLSLLEKGLTRNSSIQSLKSIIWETGLTKDIRISVWSQLCQDNEKFVSKHFFESFEDLNSILRKMDFPLVKQREIEKLIENNISMKLSGKYPISDKLLYLLKLKSISKEGVLPGDDLLFHHLLIEYFGNDSISECNTKAAESLLKEIWELVNLFQLICFNDKVKEKYDYHIMDRYGVVGHYIANNKYFQEEYNISCLNIGNFWHILERIDHNLFLWIVDIIIVLNSQAIEKKTYSQLEQEYKGKSWDHYRSKNIVSNYKILLSLTLDVLLNYHFGFNDLIKLSFLEDKNFCIPMTIDEKMDENDVNALFIKKWLHYYKKF, encoded by the coding sequence ATGACTGTTGCTGGAGACATGAAGATCGTGTCTTCTACAACGAATCTGGATGTACTGAGGGAAGGGAAATTTTTCAGCAGTTCTAAAGATTCTAGCAATAATGACACCTGCGGTAACTTGAAAATTCCAAATGTTAATAGTCCCAGATCGAGGGCTGTTAGTCTGACGTCTAGCAATGGGTCTAGAGCTTCCAACGGCATCAGGACTGTGGATTTGAACCATGTTGCAAGACGTCCAAGCGATAATTTGTTGTTCAATTCGTTGCTGGAAAACGATAATGAACTTAACAACACCTACGCGGATCTTCATCCACcacaattgaataaatatataaacgATGGTAGTAACACAAAGAAGAATAGACCAATATCAAATGACTCCATCTACACAAGGTCAACCGAAGTATTCTCTTCCCATTCCTCAACAGGGACTATCTCTagatcttcttcaaatgtTGAAGCAGATGATATGCATACAAATGAAACACAGAACTCATCGTTGGAGCAACCACAGAAAACGAATTTCTATTTTAATGCAACTCAAGGATCAGTGAATCATGGAAGTTACATATCAAGAGCTGCTTCTCAACCAAATATACCATCATCtgaaaatatgaattattacaagAAATCGAATACTAATAACCAGACAATAAACAACCAAagtaatataattaaaacaCAAATTGCATCACACCATAACACAGTAGGCTCCACAAACTACAATGGCTTCAAAAGTACACCTGCGATAACAGAACACACCAATTCACACAAAGAAAAACCTCACATGCCAGCATTAACACCTTCTCAACGTTATAGGTTACGGAAAGTTAATACAGAATCCTCTGTAAGAAGAACTGCaaaggaaaaagaaaaatactATGTAGAAAATGACGTTAACGATAATTTAGATGTAGATGATATAGACGACTCTTTGATTTGGGATATACCCATGGCATCTTTCTCTACTACTTCCTTCTTAAATAGGAAGAAAAGTTTAAAGAAGAAGGGAAATAGAACAATGGAAAATTTAACATACAGTGATAGTAGTAAGACCTCTAAATCAAGCGCTGATCAAAACACTACAACCACAAATATagttaaaaataacaagTATTTGGCTAGAAACGGAAGTAAACGTCAATTTAATAGTAattatgatttttttgaaatgcCCATCACACCTATCCCTGGCATCAGCAAACAATCCGATCTGAAATATATCCATGATACAACATCGAACCTTTCATCCATGTACTTACACTCTTCTATTAAATTGTCAGGAAATAAAATGTCAACCAGGGCACAGTCTGTTGATTTTTTACCTTTGGAGTTTAAAGAGAATTCACAGAATGGCTTTGAAGACTTATTAACAGTATCGGAAGATAAACTCAATTTGGTCTCAAACTCAAGACCTTATTGGCTGCCACCTAAGGACGCAAATGAGAAAATAACTCAAGAAAGGCAAATTTCGAAAACTATAAGCATTGCATCAATTGAACAGTTAGataagaataaatttaCTGAAACAAGAATGAAGAATGATTTAGTAAATCATAATAAAGTTCTTTCACTTCTAGAGAAAGGATTGACGAGAAACTCATCAATACAATCTCTGAAATCAATCATTTGGGAAACAGGATTGACAAAGGACATAAGGATATCGGTTTGGAGTCAATTATGCCaggataatgaaaaattcgTTTCCaaacatttttttgaatcttTTGAAGATCTAAATAGCATTTTACGAAAGATGGATTTTCCTTTGGTAAAGCAAAGAGAGatagaaaaattgattgaaaacaatatttcaatgaagTTATCAGGAAAATACCCAATTTCTGATAAGTTATTATacttattaaaattaaaatcaatttcaaaagaagGCGTTTTACCTGGCGATGACCTATTATTCCATCATTTGTtgattgaatattttggCAATGATTCAATATCCGAATGTAATACTAAAGCAGCCGAATCACTACTTAAAGAAATTTGGGAATTAGTTAATCTATTTCAACTTATTTGTTTCAATGACAAAgtgaaagaaaaatatgacTATCATATTATGGACAGATATGGTGTAGTTGGTCATTATATTGCtaataacaaatatttcCAAGAAGAATATAACATATCCTGTTTAAACATTGGTAACTTTTGGCATATATTAGAAAGAATCGAtcataatttatttctgtGGATAGTTGATATTATAATTGTGTTAAACTCACAggcaattgaaaaaaagaCATATTCACAATTGGAACAAGAATATAAAGGGAAGTCCTGGGATCATTATAggtcaaaaaatattgtatcaaattacaaaatattattatcgTTAACATTAGACGTTTTACTAAATTATCACTTTGgttttaatgatttaattaaattatcatttttggaagataaaaatttttgtATTCCAATGACCATAGATGAAAAAATGgatgaaaatgatgttAATGCTTTattcatcaaaaaatggctgcattattataaaaaattctGA
- the YPQ2 gene encoding Ypq2p (similar to Saccharomyces cerevisiae YDR352W; ancestral locus Anc_5.408): MIRWASDATICHYISLIFSGISFFSSFIALFPQILQTYNDKSVEGLSFLFLSSWVLGDTVTLIGAILTDQLTFQVILAMYHLSNDLLVCGQYYYYGILYKNQYSGLHKNNRYKFNNNKSSSNFNIFTAVVGFFSQITRARASSGTSTPVGNNDKIGYILSWLGATFYVFSRLPQLIKNHKRKSTDGISPFLFWMIAISNVAYNISILTSVEFVMNDNKADFILNELPFIIGNSGTVIFDMVYFYQHYYLYRGNRNKAVDITEDHEMNVEAGPVFELKEETSALQKVKSKSRDPIPVILQGRDIELTTLNSNDMKIKNKIEKEEQEINRYKSNTNDDNTTE; encoded by the coding sequence ATGATACGGTGGGCCAGTGACGCTACTATATGtcattatatttcattGATTTTCAGTGGTATTTCATTCTTCTCATCTTTCATTGCATTATTTCCTCAAATATTACAAAcatataatgataaatcaGTTGAAGGGTTATCATTCTTATTTCTGAGCTCGTGGGTGTTAGGTGACACCGTGACTTTGATCGGTGCTATATTGACTGATCAATTAACTTTTCAAGTCATATTGGCTATGTACCACTTATCTAATGACTTATTAGTATGCGGTCAGTATTATTACTATGgtatattatataagaATCAATATAGTGGCCTTCATAAAAACAATCGGTATAagttcaataataataagagCTCAAgcaattttaatatattcactGCCGTGGTTGGCTTTTTCAGCCAGATAACAAGAGCTAGAGCAAGTTCAGGAACGTCAACCCCCGTTGGAAACAATGATAAGATTGGTTACATTCTCTCTTGGTTAGGAGCAACTTTCTACGTTTTCTCTAGATTACCACAATTAATCAAGAACCATAAAAGGAAGTCCACTGACGGTATTTCCCCATTTTTGTTTTGGATGATCGCAATTAGTAACGTTGCATATAATATCAGTATTCTAACCAGTGTAGAATTTGTCATGAATGACAACAAAGCAGACTTCATACTCAACGAATTACCGTTCATCATTGGTAATAGTGGTACAGTGATATTTGACAtggtatatttttatcaacaTTACTATTTATATAGAGGCAATCGTAACAAAGCAGTGGATATCACCGAAGACCATGAGATGAACGTCGAAGCTGGACCTGTTTTCGAActtaaagaagaaacaagTGCTTTACAAAAAGTTAAAAGCAAATCAAGAGACCCTATTCCAGTTATCTTGCAAGGCAGAGACATTGAACTGACTACATTGAACAGCAATGAtatgaagataaaaaataagatagaaaaagaagagCAAGAAATCAATAGGTACAAGAGCAACACCAATGATGACAACACCACAGAATAA
- the TRR1 gene encoding thioredoxin-disulfide reductase TRR1 (similar to Saccharomyces cerevisiae TRR1 (YDR353W) and TRR2 (YHR106W); ancestral locus Anc_5.411), giving the protein MVHHKAVIIGSGPAAHTAAIYLARAEIPPTLYEGMFANGIAAGGQLTTTTEIENFPGFPDALTGSELVERMKQQSTKFGTTVVTETVSKVDLSSRPFKLWTEFNEDAEPVTTDALILATGASAKRMHVPGEDTYWQKGISACAVCDGAVPIFRNKPLAVVGGGDSACEEAEFLTKYGSKVFLLVRKDHLRASTIMQRRVEKNPKIEILYNTELKEAKGDGKALQSLAIFNNKENTNSDLPVNGLFYAIGHTPATAIVKGQVDQDEVGYIKTVPGTSLTSVKGVFAAGDVQDSRYRQAITSAGSGCMAALDAEKYLQELDE; this is encoded by the coding sequence ATGGTTCACCACAAAGCTGTTATTATTGGTTCCGGTCCAGCTGCTCACACTGCTGCCATCTATCTAGCAAGAGCTGAAATTCCTCCAACTCTATATGAAGGTATGTTTGCTAACGGTATTGCTGCTGGTGGTCAATTAACCACAACCactgaaattgaaaatttccCAGGTTTCCCAGATGCGTTAACCGGTAGTGAGTTAGTCGAAAGAATGAAACAACAGTCTACTAAATTCGGTACCACTGTTGTCACCGAAACTGTTTCAAAGGTCGATTTATCTTCAAGACCATTCAAATTATGGACTGAATTCAATGAAGACGCTGAGCCAGTCACCACCGATGCTTTGATTTTAGCTACCGGTGCTTCCGCTAAGAGAATGCACGTTCCAGGTGAAGATACTTACTGGCAAAAGGGTATCTCTGCATGTGCTGTCTGTGACGGTGCCGTCCCAATCTTCAGAAACAAGCCTTTGGCTGTTGTCGGTGGTGGTGATTCTGCTTGTGAAGAAGCTGAATTCTTAACAAAATACGGTTCAAAAGTTTTCCTATTAGTTAGAAAAGATCACTTAAGAGCCTCTACCATCATGCAAAGAAGAGTTGAAAAGAACCCAAAGATTGAAATCTTATACAACACTGAATTGAAGGAAGCTAAAGGTGACGGTAAGGCATTGCAATCATTAgctattttcaataacaaGGAAAATACCAATTCCGATTTACCTGTCAATGGTTTATTCTACGCCATTGGTCACACCCCAGCCACAGCTATCGTCAAGGGCCAAGTCGACCAAGACGAAGTTGGTTACATCAAGACTGTCCCAGGCACTTCTTTAACATCTGTTAAGGGTGTCTTCGCTGCTGGTGATGTCCAAGACTCAAGATATAGACAAGCTATCACTTCTGCAGGTTCAGGTTGTATGGCTGCCTTGGATGCCGAAAAATACTTGCAAGAGTTAGACGAATAG
- the TRP4 gene encoding anthranilate phosphoribosyltransferase (similar to Saccharomyces cerevisiae TRP4 (YDR354W); ancestral locus Anc_5.413), with product MKRLQNRIVIEKMGEQKLVSYTKKLLLHPPTLTPSELYDAISLILGALEKHDGIDLSDESMLKEYVQISSFLTSLRTTGLDHKAEYISKAAEAVVQHSDLVNPDTLTGNITKDCTVLDIVGTGGDGQNTFNVSTSAAIIASGIPNIKVCKHGGKASTSNSGAGDLINQLGCDSSKLNAQSVPKIWNDEKNTFIFLLAPYFHNGMKYAANIRKILGIPTIFNVLGPLLHPVNSVNKRVLGVFSKELAPEYARAAKLVYPNSEVFVVWGHVGLDEVSPIGKTTVWHVGSVSDEIESFDLEPSMFGLQEHDLSECVSLGPKENAVLLRDEILSGKYKLGDNHPIYDYIILNTAVLWCLSQSNRDWKKGIEIANESIQSGSALRSLDYFITSVQNM from the coding sequence aTGAAAAGGCTACAAAATCGGATTGTTATAGAGAAAATGGGGGAGCAAAAGTTGGTTTCTTATACtaaaaaattgttgttgCATCCACCGACATTAACCCCATCTGAATTGTATGATGCCATTAGTTTAATATTAGGCGCTTTAGAGAAACATGATGGAATTGACTTGTCCGATGAGAGTATGTTGAAAGAATACGTCCAAATctcttcatttttaacaaGTTTGAGAACTACAGGTCTGGACCATAAAGCTGAATACATCTCAAAAGCTGCAGAAGCGGTTGTTCAACATTCTGATCTAGTCAATCCAGACACATTAACTGGAAATATAACAAAAGATTGTACAGTATTGGACATTGTCGGAACTGGAGGAGATGGACAAAACACATTCAATGTATCCACTTCAGCAGCAATAATTGCCTCAGGTATACCGAATATTAAGGTATGCAAGCATGGCGGTAAAGCATCCACTTCGAATAGTGGAGCTGGTGACCTTATAAACCAATTGGGTTGCGATTCGTCAAAGCTTAATGCTCAAAGTGTGCCTAAGATTTGGAATGATGAGAAAAAcacttttatatttttactaGCGCCTTATTTTCACAATGGGATGAAATATGCAGCTAATATAAGAAAGATCCTAGGAATACCGACCATTTTCAATGTCCTAGGCCCATTATTACACCCTGTTAATTCAGTCAACAAGAGAGTGTTAGGTGTCTTTTCTAAAGAACTAGCTCCGGAATATGCAAGAGCAGCAAAATTAGTATACCCAAATAGTGAAGTATTTGTCGTTTGGGGTCACGTTGGCTTAGATGAAGTATCACCAATTGGCAAGACCACAGTTTGGCATGTTGGCTCAGTTTCCGATGAAATAGAGAGTTTCGATCTTGAGCCATCGATGTTTGGTTTACAAGAACATGATTTATCAGAATGCGTATCATTGGGACCTAAAGAAAATGCAGTTTTACTTAGAGATGAAATTTTATCTGGAAAATACAAGTTAGGCGATAACCATCCAATCTACGATTACATCATCCTTAACACTGCAGTATTATGGTGTCTAAGTCAATCTAATAGAGATTGGAAAAAAGGTATTGAGATTGCCAATGAAAGTATTCAATCAGGTTCCGCATTGAGATCGTTAGATTATTTCATTACAAGTGTTCAAAACATgtaa
- the SPC110 gene encoding Spc110p (similar to Saccharomyces cerevisiae SPC110 (YDR356W); ancestral locus Anc_5.414) has product MSQSKEHSQRIASLEFTPIGQAKQAPKRPLESPTHNNGTEDIRDTTLNSPPRKYQKINPDDTLNSVNMFNESLEFDEVIPELSNTILSNSDINRRDSNEIIGRNLVNELKENASTSNPLKEQQEQIQSLIKENYNLKAKVTSLLKYLNTVMNKGELQKTLPLLDEINELKVLSGKKDRKIQEIKIKCDDLVTQNNILIRKSRELEALVASKNESATNSKEIDIINGKNQKIIEELETKLSNAKEDVANELNMTISELNDLKIRYNKFEKTIMEKDKLINAKDDLISSLEGNLEEITTEVENLQDLLRKKEEVIKEYKDKCNTMLEKNHDDDNNEQFMLVQDELNMKLSEIENLELELNDLKDLNTKLKESLNDKENELTNVSSEYEKYKLDAEAHMGIMKDSDDKLKNQVIEIRKKNIELNSKLLQMNEVNENLNDELMSLKDIIEKLEQDKKAKLQELKSLKSSDISQIEDLKQNNLTLERKLKENLDEKNVEINKLRRQHVDMQKTNSALVDKLTKESQSLRKEYEDKINDLENQLKSNITDLSTNKDLLAVEYNSKMDKLNKELEENKHALKTSEEIIKDLKNQLIENVTNSSQKLAKLTEAKNSEIESLLSQMESLRNKYRKKTETLINEQEEERQSYIRKLREEKLSTEREKDNYDKLLLQFNSEKNAIINSKKELEDNLNNKINSLEKLLQQTSSTDVELETLKSELRGKELEIKELYKKVKSVTDSKEELNSDYLKIRSINRELKVELKKIVDEYNDIAKKYRTLNDEFINNSKAKNGLEEAKANLLILQSKYNMMKKDFLNRLEELGKENVELENKVNLLSSGSRPSTSEIKFEDSTSQNRADYYRLKYNNEVRLNNDLRVMNDYLNRVMRASSQQLRLDLLKLGNEKNSNYLDIYDNIVRGKTDINGDYDPYYSSHNYPPTRNDFLSNDRKAYRRKFKSIAMMILSCIRMRNVASTSRMNKMKVDYLQKKIAMDNDRITW; this is encoded by the coding sequence ATGAGCCAATCGAAGGAACATTCGCAAAGGATAGCTTCATTGGAATTTACACCTATCGGTCAAGCAAAACAAGCTCCAAAGAGACCATTAGAATCCCCAACACATAATAATGGAACAGAGGATATTAGAGATACAACATTAAATTCACCACCTAGGAAATATCAGAAAATTAATCCGGATGACACTCTAAACTCGGTTAACATGTTTAATGAATCACTTGAATTCGATGAGGTAATTCcagaattatcaaatacTATCTTAAGTAATTCTGACATAAATAGAAGGGATTCGAATGAAATTATTGGTAGAAATTTGGTGAATGAATTGAAGGAAAATGCATCGACCTCGAACCCATTGAAAGAACAGCAGGAACAAATCCAATCTTtgattaaagaaaattataatcTAAAAGCTAAAGTCACAAGTTtactaaaatatttgaatacaGTGATGAACAAAGGTGAATTGCAAAAAACTTTACcattattagatgaaattaatgaattaaaagTATTAAGTGGTAAAAAAGATAGAAAAATTCAAGagattaaaattaaatgtgATGATTTGGTTactcaaaataatatcttaATTCGCAAATCTAGAGAGCTAGAGGCCTTGGTAGCAAGTAAAAATGAATCAGCAACTAACagtaaagaaattgatattattaatggtAAAAACCAGAAAATTATAGAAGAGTTAGAGACAAAACTTTCCAACGCAAAAGAGGATGTAGCTAATGAATTAAACATGACAATAAGTGAATTAAATGATCTTAAAATAAGATACAATAAGTTTGAAAAAACTATCATGGAAAAAGATAAGCTTATCAATGCCAAAGACGATTTAATTAGTTCATTAGAAGGAAATTTAGAAGAGATAACTACAGAAGTAGAGAATTTACAAGATTTGTTAcgaaaaaaagaagaggTCATCAAGGAATACAAAGATAAATGTAATACTATGttagaaaaaaatcatGATGATGACAATAATGAACAATTCATGTTGGTTCAAGATGAACTCAATATGAAGTTAtcagaaattgaaaatctAGAACTTGAGTTGAATGActtaaaagatttaaatacaaaattaaaggaaagcttgaatgataaagaaaatgaacTAACTAATGTAAGCTCGGAATAcgaaaaatataaactcGATGCTGAAGCACATATGGGTATAATGAAGGATTCAGATGATAAGTTAAAGAACCAAGTCATTGAGATCCGAAAGAAGAACATAGAATTAAATTCTAAATTGTTACAGATGAATGAAGTAAATGAGAACCTAAATGATGAACTAATGTCCTTGAAAGACATTATAGAGAAATTAGAACAAGATAAAAAGGCTAAACTTCaagaattaaaatcattgaaaAGTTCTGATATCAGTCAAATAGAAGATCTTAAACAGAATAACCTTACTTtagaaagaaaattaaaagaaaatctggatgaaaaaaatgtaGAAATTAACAAGCTAAGGAGGCAACATGTCGATATGCAGAAAACAAATTCAGCTTTAGTTGACAAATTAACAAAAGAGTCGCAATCGCTCAGAAAAGAATACgaagataaaataaatgatttgGAAAACCAATTAAAGTCTAACATTACTGATCTTTCGACAaataaagatttattaGCAGTTGAATATAACAGTAAGATGGATAAACTAAATAAAGAacttgaagaaaataagCATGCATTAAAGACCTCCGAAGAGATTATTAAAGACCTTAAAAACcaattgattgaaaatgTAACGAACTCTTCTCAAAAACTTGCAAAATTAACTGAGGCAAAAAATAGTGAGATAGAATCATTGCTATCTCAAATGGAATCCTTGCgaaataaatatagaaaaaaaacagaaacattaataaatgaacaagaagaagaaaggCAAAGTTATATTAGGAAACTAAGAGAAGAGAAACTTTCTACTGAACGGGAGAAAGATAATTATgacaaattattattacagtTCAATTCAGAAAAGAATGCAATCATTAACTCGAAGAAGGAATTGGAAGATAATTtgaacaataaaataaattcattagaGAAGCTCCTACAGCAAACATCTTCCACTGATGTTGAACTTGAAACTTTGAAATCAGAATTAAGAGGTAAAGAGttagaaattaaagaaCTTTACAAAAAGGTAAAATCTGTAACTGACTCCAAGGAGGAGCTTAATAGCGATTATCTAAAGATTAGATCTATAAATCGCGAATTAAAAGTTGAGCTAAAGAAGATTGTAgatgaatataatgatattgcAAAGAAGTATAGAACtttaaatgatgaatttatcaataactCTAAAGCCAAAAATGGTCTAGAAGAAGCTAAAGCTAATCTATTGATTCTTcaaagtaaatataatatgaTGAAAAAAGACTTCTTAAACAGATTAGAAGAACTTGGGAAAGAAAATGTCGAACTTGAAAACAaagttaatttattatcgAGTGGCAGCAGGCCTTCAACAtcagaaattaaatttgaagattCTACTTCTCAGAACAGAGCAGATTATTATCGtctaaaatataataatgaagtaAGACTGAACAACGATTTACGTGTCATGAATGACTACTTAAATCGTGTAATGAGAGCAAGTTCTCAACAACTACGTTTAGATTTATTGAAACTGGGAAATGaaaagaattcaaattatttagaCATTTACGATAATATTGTTAGAGGGAAAACGGATATTAATGGCGACTATGATCCTTACTATTCTAGTCATAATTATCCACCAACTAGAAATGACTTTTTAAGTAATGATAGGAAAGCATATCGtagaaaattcaaaagtaTTGCAATGATGATTTTATCATGCATTAGGATGAGAAATGTTGCTTCTACGAGCAGAATGAATAAAATGAAGGTTGATTATTtgcaaaagaaaattgCAATGGATAACGATAGAATAACTTGGTGA
- the CNL1 gene encoding Cnl1p (similar to Saccharomyces cerevisiae YDR357C; ancestral locus Anc_5.415), with protein MSNTKMENTSAEHVESKDNLGVDKLNVDFDYLLYKIKDYISTIELQTNEMCRKRHQLITKDIIEDIVDKNIADFKELLAKCEDLENYYNMLDQIEVITGTFEERLNQIVLDYSEIDQ; from the coding sequence ATGTCTAATACAAAAATGGAGAACACTTCAGCTGAGCATGTGGAGTCAAAGGATAATTTAGGTGTTGATAAGTTGAATGTCGATTTTGACTATTTACTGTATAAAATCAAGGATTATATATCGACAATTGAGTTGCAAACAAATGAGATGTGTAGAAAACGACATCAGTTGATTACGAAGGATATTATTGAGGATATTGTCGATAAGAATATTGCCGATTTTAAAGAGCTGTTAGCGAAATGCGAGGATTTAGagaattattataatatgtTGGATCAGATCGAAGTGATCACAGGCACTTTTGAGGAACGGTTAAACCAGATAGTTCTTGATTACTCAGAAATTGACCAATGA